In Meiothermus cerbereus DSM 11376, the genomic stretch GTAACGTCTTCTCCACTGTGGTGAGCCCAAAAAACTTTGAGTTGCAATCCCCTTACGGGGCTTTTTGTTTGCGACCCATGAGTTCTGATCACTGTGCGATCAAGCCAAATCCCATTGTTGCAATCCCCTTACGGGGCTTTTTGTTTGCGACTTACTTGGCCTGGCGGGCCCTCAACCGCCGCTAGGAGTCACAGTTGCAATCCCCTTACGGGGCTTTTTGTTTGCGACTCAGGAATGAGCAGGATGTCTACATATTCACCCGAACAGAGTTGCAATCCCCTTACGGGGCTTTTTGTTTGCGACGAGACGCTGATGAAAGCGCTACTGAATAGAGAGCAGCTAGTTGCAATCCCCTTACGGGGCTTTTTGTTTGCGACCGTATATATATCTACTTGCAGTATAGTTCCTGTTACTTGTTGCAATCCCCTTACGGGGCTTTTTGTTTGCGACAGCATACCCCGTTAATCGCCGTCCTGTAAAGGGCTCTTAGCGGGGGTATTTATGAGAAAACCGAGTTATCCACAGGCAGCCTGTGGATAAGTGGGTAAAAAGTGGCGTTTTTTGCGATGGATGCTTACAAACCCACACTTTTAGATTTTTTGTGCGGTGGGTTTGCGATTTACATCGCACATCTAGGCTTTCAAGAACCGCTGTCGAAATGGCCGACATAGGCATTATAGCATTTTGCGCAAAACATAATGGGTTATTTTTGGAAATTGCTTCCATGCTGTTCTGGTGGGTGCTGGTGTGGTGTTTTTTGGGCAAGGGGGTACGGTTGCGATAGCATTTTTGGGGGGTTTTGGGCATGTAACGGCAGCATTAACGCGGGCTAGAGAATAAGGTAGCCGGGGTCTTCGGTGATTCGGCCTACGCCCAACACCTCTACCGTACCCCCAATGGGGTAGATACGAACGCTGTCCTGAGAAAGCTCCAGCTTTTTTTGCAGCAGCTTTTTTAGCTGGGCAAGCTGGGCAGGGTTAAGCCAGCACTCAAACACCGAAAGCTGCACCCGCTCGCCAAAACTCTTGAGGGTGTTGGCTACCTTTACCCGGCGGCCATCGTCGGGGATGTCGTAGGCAACGGTGAAAAAGCGTGTGTCGGGCATCTTATCTCCACAGATAGAAGGGCGTGTAGGTATCGCGGCCCAGGATGGCCGCCTTGAGCCGTGCGGCCTGGGTTTCGATGAGCTCCTGGTAGGTCTTGCGAAAGCCCCTGGGGTGCTGGGCCTCCTGGGCAAAGCGGGTTTCCAGCAGACGCAGCAGGGTTTTGCGGCCCGCCTCGTTGAGGTAGACCCCCCCATTGCGGGCCTCGCTGTGCTTGTCCGGTACAAGCTCTGAGCGCAAAAAAGCTCCCAGAACCACGGTGTCCACCACCGGAACCCTGAACTCCTCCATCAGGTCGAAGGCCAGGGCAGCGGCGCGGCGTCCCTCGGCGTGCAAAAGGCCCAGCTCGGGGTGCAAACCCGCCAGGTGCAAGGCCAGCAGGGCGCGACCCAAAAGCACCATGTAGCCATACGAGAGGGCAGCGTTTACGGCATCGGTGGGTGGGCGGCGGTTGCGCCCCAAAAAGCCGTAGGGCGCAAGAACCGTTTGCAGCGCAGCGAAATAGGCCCTTGCGGCGTTACCCTCGAGGCCACGCAGAGCCTCGAGGTGGGGGGCATGGGGCAGGGCTTCTAGCGCTGTCTGCAACTCCTGGACGTGTGGCTGAATCGGTGCCTGCCGGGCCAGGCGCTCGAGCAGCGCAAGCCCCGAGCGCAGCTTGCCCTCCACAAACCCCAGGGCCAGGGCAAGGGCGTTGTGCTGGGCGTGCATCTGTGCCCGCAGCACCTCCGGGGCCAGGCCCTGCAGCGCCGTGGCCTGTCCGTAGAGCTGGCCTTCCAGGCTGACGTACAGCACCGGCACCCCCTGGCGCAGCAAAAAAGCCAGGGCCGGGGTGGTGAGGCGCACGTTGCCCCAGACCACCACCCCCCGCACCTTGCGGGCCGGAAGCTGGGCCAGGGTTTGCTCGTCCAGCTCAACCAACAGCCGGCCCTGGCGCAGGCGCAGGGTGGAGGACTGCTCGGTGAGGTGGAGGGTCATGCCAGGGGGATGGGTTCAAACTTGACCTCTGGCAAGTCTCCACCTTGAACAAGAGCCATCAAAACTTCAGACAGGTTTTTGGCATTGGCCTCTGTAGGAAGCACAAAGCCATGCGCAAAAACCGAGATGTCACGGGCGCTGGCTAACCCAAGAACCTTATTCGCGCTGACAGCTAAAGCCGGTTCATCATCTAGGGCACGGAGCAAAAAGAAAGCAGTGGTAAAGTCTATGGCGCTTTTTTGTTCTAGCTCATCATCTGGTTTTGCCCTTGCAGCCCTACGCTCACCTTGGTACTTTTCGATAAGATCCTCGATAGTGATATGGGCCGCAGCGCACAATCCCCGAAAGTTTGGATTTGCCGTATCGAAGCCCCTAAGTGCAAGGCGGTGTTGTAAGAACAGCTCGAGGGCGCGGTAGCGCAGCAACACAGCTTCGGCAATTCGGCCCATTTTTAGTCGCCTTTCGGCCATAAAGCCGAGAGCCGCCAACACACAAGCTACTTTTTGAGGCTCTTCCAAAGGAGCTATGCTCTCGCCTTTGGAAGAAAGCGCATCGGTAAGCTGAACAACGGCCTCGAGGGCTTCTTTTTGGCGCTCGATAGCAGCTATGTATTTGGTAAGGAAACTCTGTCTATGTATCGGTTTTTGTAGCAGCTCAAGCAGCTCTTTGAGCCTGTCCTTGGCCTGCCCGAACTTTGCAGCATCCAAAGATTCATAAGCCTCGGATAACACCGCCTCGAGGCTATGTGCCCGTCCTTCACGATCCTTTGCTTGTTCAAAAAGCTGTTTCGCAAGTGAAAAATCACCCCGTGCATAGGCGTCTTTGGCGCGGTGGTAAATCCAATCTGGTATTATCTCGCGGGGGTTCTCGAGACGCTTCAAAAATTCTGTTCCCGCCACGGGGCGGCGCAGCTCATCATCGTATTCTTCATTATCTACATAGTAGACATGCGCCGTGCGCCCCTCCTCAGCAAGCGAAAAAGCAAACATCGCCAGCCCAGCCACCATCGCCTTGGTGCCTCCTGTTGGGTCGAAGGCAATGGCTGCATCTGGAGGAAGTTCATCTACCTTTTGCCGCACCTGCTTATAGATGTCCTCTGGGTCACTGCGGCCAACTAGGAGGGTCTTGATTCGCTCAACTCCCCACCCCAATTCTTTCTCAATCTGCCCACAAAGCCTTTCGGTGTCTTTGGTATGCAGCAGATACACCTTTTCTGCATCTAGTGCCCGAGTAGAGAGAACAACTGGCTCTATCGTTGTCCCAACTGTGTGAAAGGAGGCCACATACTGTCGCTGTCCCCGATCGGTAAAACCTTCTTTTGTAAGGGGCCAAATTTGTGTATCGTACAAATCTTTTGCTGTTGGGGTCTTAGGGGAAGACTCCCCTCGATTTGCCCTCTCTTGCCTTATGAGGGTTTTATACTGCACCCACAATTCCCGTAAGCGCTCCTTATTCTGGTTCATCAAGCCTCCTTTCTTGCTGCAAAGGGTCAAACATCCGCACCCGCCCAAACCCCAAGGACGTCTTGGCCCCCACCCCGGCAAAAAAAGCAAACCGCCCCAGGGCCTGGAGCCACTGGGCCTCGGTGGGGCTGGCCTTGGGCAGGTAGTAGACCACCCGGCCCACAAAGCCCACCCCCCGCTCGTCGTCGTTGGGGGCGATGTGGTGGGTGCGGCCCTGGAACTGGCCCACCAAGAGGCGCTCCCAGGCTTCCTGCACCTCGGGGGGCACCTTGACCGGGGCAAAGGCGTTCCAGCGCTGGGTGAGCGAGTCGAAGACCAGCCGCGGCTCGGGCAGGGGGTAGCTGTGCCCTTTGCGGCGGAAGAAGGTGGGGCTGGCAAACTGGAGGCCCAGGCTGGGGCTGGCCTGTCCCTGGAAAAGCCGGGGGTAGGTGCTGAGCCCGGCCCAGGGGTGCTCCTCCTGCAAGACCGTCTTTACCCGGAAGGGCTGCTTGAGCTTTACCTGCTGGCCCATCAGCCCGAACAGGTGGGGCGAGAGCCGGGCATAGAGGCTTTCCTCCAAAAAGCCAATCCGCACCCACCACTGCCCCTCGGCCCCCCCCAGCCCCAGGCTGAAGGGGTTGGACTGAGCAGCGTGCAGCTCGGGGTCTATCTCCTTGAGCAGGCCATATACCAGGCCGCGCCAGCCGTCGGGGTCGGGGCGGGCGGGGCCTTCCAGAGTGAGAACCAGGGCTGCCAGAATCATACCAGATCGGTTTGGGCGAAGTCGTCGCCTACTCGAGGTTTTTTTACGGTAAGGGCCATGGGTTCAGTATGGCTTGCAAAAAAGCAGGGTTTCAGTACGGCTCGAGCCGTGCGATGGCCCAGCCCATCGGGTATCCATCCTTGGGCTCTTTGGCTCCTGCGGTTTTGCGTGTTCTAGGCTCATGCCCTTCTTCGCTGTCCAGAAGCAGGGCCAGGCGAATTGACATACGCCCAGAACCAAAACCCACCCGCAGGGGGAAGGCTTTAGGGTCGGCGTTCAAGCGCTGGTCTAGCTCTTTGTAGAGGCTCAAAGCTTGCTTAAGGTCGTGATTTTTAGCAAACTCTTCTTCCCTCGCGGCCACTTCCTGGTAATACTCCCTGCAAGCTGCCGCCAAATCCTGAGCCGCGATAGCGTGGGCAACGGTATCCGCATGGCGCTGCTGGGCCAGCCCGGTGTGAAAGCGTATCGCCGCTACCAGTTTTGTACTTCTACGGAAGGTTTCGGCCAGCAAGACCGTATTGTCCATGGTGCCCCTGGGGTGAAAAACCCCAATGCGGTTGAGCAAAAGGTTGTCGCTGGGTTCGCTGTCACTAACGCGCACCTGACGGAAAGGGTCGCGGTGGAAGTTGGGGCTGCGGTCAGTGGCGTAGTCGAGCGCCAGAGCCTCAAAACCCTGTGCCTTAGGCGCTCTGATTTCCTTGGGCGGCCTAATAAAGGGCCACTCGTCTTGAGGAACTTTTTCCCCCCACTGCCAGCGGCCTTTGTACTCGACATCCCGCCCTTCCCGCAAAATCCGCTTGAACAACCAGGCCGTGCGCAAAGCCCCTTTTATCGAAGACCCCGGCAGGTAGGCCCCCAGCGGGCTGCGGGGCAACGGGCGGAACTCGAGGCCCGCCGCATCGGTGGCTTCCTGGATGGTCTGGATAAAGGGTGCACTGACCGCTACCCGCCGCATCACCGCAGGAGCCGGGTCTATCAATCCGCTGCTCCAAAGCGACTGCAGGCTTTCCTGGGCCCGCTTGGGGCCCTGAGCAACGGCCTCGAGGTAGTCCCTTTGCTGGATTTCGCTCAGAAGCTCCAAGAGCCGTCCTGCATCCAGTATCAGGGCTTCCTTTTTGGCCCTATCCACCAGGTAACTGTAGGCCGGAAAGGCCTCGCCCGTACCCACGTGAACGGGGCCTATGGTTTCTATCTCCAGGCGGTAACTTTGCAAAAAGCTCATACCCCCACCCCCTGCAAAGTTTGCACCCGCACCCCAAGGGGAAAGGCGTACAGGTACTCCCAAATCTTCACGCCGTCCTCTGGGGCAGGCTCGGGCGTTACGTCCAGCAGGCCCGCGGTTGGTTTTTCCCGGAAGACGCTGCCTTCCTTGGCCCGCAGATACGGGCGCTTGAAGGGGGTTTCGGCCTGGGCGTAATGCCCCCCCAAACGGCCCCAGTAGGTCTCCAGGGCCCAGAAGCCCTCGCCGCTGGGCAGGGTTGGGGCCAGGGTAAGGTAGTGGGTGGGGTTCTCGGCTTCGGGGAGCTCGAGCTCCTCTGTACCCACCAGCTCGAAGCGCCCCAGCCCTACGCTGGCCTTGCCACCATACCCAAACCTGCCAATGTCGCGCAGGGCCTGCTCGAGGTAGTCCACTTGGTGGCGAAGCTGCACATACACCGTCCAGGTCTGGCTATTTTCCTTGTTGTTGAGCCAGTAAACCCGGTCGGTAAAGAGGATGCTCTCCTGGGCAGTGCCGGTCAGGCGGTTGATGCCCACGCGGGTCTGGCTTGCCAGGGAGGCTTTGGGGGCCTTTTGGTCTTTGAGTTCTGGTGCGTCCAGCAAGGCTTGCTCGCCCTCCCGGATCACCCGCGCAAAGGTCTTTAGGCTCAGGTAGCGAAGGCCCTTGAGGGCTTTGCGCCGGGCGGTATCCTCTACCAGCACCTGGGGAAGCAGCGGGCGCGGCAGGTAGCCAGTGGGAAAGGCCGAGGAAAGCAGAAAGGGGGGGTCTTGCTGAAAGGCCTCGAGCCACCCTCGCAAAGCGTCCTCTCCCTGGCCGTAGCGCACCCACCAGGCCAGGTGGCCCCAGAGGGTAGGGGCGCTCGGCGGGGCGCTAATGCTACCCAGCGCCAGATGAAAAGCCTTGGCTTTCATTTGTCCTCAACCCGATAGTCTAGCTCCACCTGCCCATAACCCCGGCTGATATAGCCTCCCAAGCCATCGAGCTCTAGCAGCTCCAGGGCCTTCTCCACATGCTTGAAGTTCTCGCGGTCGGTCTGGCCGCCGTCGCCTGTGTCCATCACCCGGTAGACCATCTCGAAGGCGAACTCAGCCCCAGCAGGCACGCGCTCGGCGGTACGGGGGATGGCGTTGCCGCCGATGCGGGGGATGAAGACCTCCTGCTTAACCTCGGTCAGGTAGCCACCCCGCGCGGTCATGGCCTCGAGCCTTTTTTTAGACTCTTCGGTCAGATAAGCATCGCGCACCAAAAGCCGGGTGGGGCCGCGCTGCTGGGCCAACTCCTTGCTGCGGCTGTCGTTACCTGGAGCTACCCCAAAAATGCGCCCAATGGGGCCTTCCTCGTCCTCGTAAACATGTTGGGACTTAGACTCGGAGATGTACTTCCCCCCAAAATGCCACTCGAGCAAATACCGCATCTTGCCCTTGAGGGAGGAGCCGGGAATATAGGGTTCCTCGGTGAGGGGGTTGCGAATAACGGGGTTGTCCACGTCCCCAATGGCCATCTGGTCTTTGCTCATGCCAATACGAAGCCCGCTTTTGAGGCGAATAATACCGCCGATGCGCTTGTAGCCGATCAGTTTCATTTAGTACCTCCTCCCCTGGGGGAATCTCTCCTGGTTCGACGAACCCGCTCTGTTACCATCCTCTCCTTCCAAGCCGTAGAAGTAAGCCAGCACAGCCTCTAAAAAAAGCATGGCCCCAGCAAAATGCTTGGGGCTTTTCTTCGCATCGGTCAAAAGCTCATCTAGCTTGCTTCTAAACAAGGGCAATTTTTGCAGGGGTCCTCCGTTCGAGCGTCCCCCATAGGCCAGCCTTGCCCTCAAAAGCTCAATTTGCGAAGTCAGGCGGCTCCATGCCAGGGCTTCGTCGTTCCCTGTTTCGCGCTTATAACGTTCAAAAGCGTCTTCGAGGCGCCGAAACTCGTGAAAGTAGTTGCGAAACTGGCTCGATTTAAGTTTGTCCGACCCCTGCCCTTCATTCCGCAATTCCTGCGCCCAGCGCATAGCCTCTTCGTCGAAGAGTCCTTTTCTGTAAACACCCTTGTCCAAATTCTCAAAAAACTCCATGGCTCCTCCTTAGCGTTCCAGATATAGCCCCCACTGCAGCCAAACCGGCAGATGCTGCCAGGCCGGGTCGGCGTGGTTGGTTAGTTGCAGGTAGTGCTTGCGCACCTTGGCCTCACGCTCGCGCAAGGCATAGGCCAGCAGCGGCTTGTAGCGCATCCGCCGGGCTTCGTCCTGGTTCTGGTGGCCTTTCCACAGCCGCAGCAGGCGGTAGGCCAGGGCGCTGGTCATGCCCTTAGAACCCTCGGCCTGGAGGTGCTGCTGGAAATCGCGCACCCAGCGCACCAGGCCCCGCAGTTCGCCCCAGGGTACGCTCTGTCCAAACAGGTGCAGACAGTTGCGCCCAGCAGTTTTTGCGGCTTTCTCGGCCTCCTGCACGGCCTCGGCCAGCAGCGGAATGGGCAGCGATGGGCTTACCAGCACAAAGCCGCCCGAAAGGGTGAGCTGGGGGTGCTGGGTAAATTGCCGATAGAGGGCCTCGAGGTCCAGGGCAAACTCCAAAAGCGCGTCCCAGGGCCCCAGCAATAAAAGGTCGTCGCCGCCCGCGTAAACCGAATAGATGAGGGGGTAGCGCCGGGCTTTTTCCCCAGCGGTTAGATCGTCCCAGCCCAGGCGTTTCTGGTAGGTTTTGGGGTTCTTGATCAGCTCCAGCACCTCGCCTGCAAAAAAGACCTCGAGCATCCGCGACAAGCTGGCAATGCGGCTGGGGCTGCTGTGGTTGTTGCCCTCTTTGTCCACAAAACCAGTAGCGAAAGCCTCGCCCATCCGGTCGGCGTCGAGCATCAAGGCCCCCAGGTATTTGGCCCCGGTAGAAAACTCGGCCAGCTCGGCTAAGGTGAGGGGGTCACCTTCACGGCGCCCTCCTTCTTCCTCTTCCCATCCTTCTTCCTCTTCCCAGAGCCCCTGCTCCTTGGCCCACGCCTGGTACTCGGCCAAATTGGGCCAGGAGCCCAGGCGCAAGGCATCCTCGAGGGTAGGGATATGCCCGGCCAAAAGCCGCACCTCCCAGGGCCTGGCCGCCGGGGTGAAGTTTTGCCGGGTACGCAGCGTGTATTGGTCGGATTCTTCCAGCGCTACCCGCAAGCCCGGAAAGCGATAGTGGTGCCCGGGTGCATCCTGAGCGAAAAAGCCTATTTCTGTCCGTCTGGGGATCAGGCGGCCTAAGTGCCCATCGCGTTTGCAGCCTTCGCACAAGCTGCTATCAGCCGATTGGGCCGGGCGGGCACCACAAGCCTGGCACGGACGCAAGCTTTGCTGTCCTTGGCTCAGGTAAAAGTCCCCAAACTGGCTTTGCAGGGGCCTGAGCTTGGCCTCGGCCAGCACACGGTGGGCTTGTTGCAGCACCTGGCTAAAGTTTTTGAACCCCAGCGGGGCAAAAGAATACCCGGCCAAAAAAGGCAACAGGGTAGCCCCCTGGCGCAAAGCCCACTCTTCCCATTCCTGGCGCACCTGGTTCAGGGCATTCTGGACTTTGGGGGTGTTAGGCAAGAGCAAATAAAACTTGCCCCCAGCGCTCATGATGCGCTGCAAGGGGGTGAGGCCGCAGCGTTGCAGAAGCTCGAGGCCCATCGCCTCGGCAGCCAGCGAGACCTCGAGGCTGCGCGCCCGCAGACGCTTGGCCAGGCCACCGGTGCCCGTCTCTGCCGACTGAATGCGATAGATGTGGCCCTGAATGCCGCCCAGGTCACCCAGCACCAACAAAAACTTTTCTGGCTGCTCGTCTTTCAGGGCTTCTATGCTGGGGTTGCCGCCATGATAGTCCCAAAGCGCCGCAGCAATGGCCCCAGTAAGGCGCAGGTGGTCGAACAGCGACACGTCCGGCTCGCCCTGGGTGTCGGAGGGGATGTTCCACAAAAGTTCCTGGAAGATACCCAGCAGGTTCGACAGCAAGGCCTGGGGGCTTGGATTCAGCTTTGCCAGCTCGGCCAGGCGCTTATCTAGGCGCTCGGCCACCCGCCTGTAGGTATCGCGGGAAACCGTGCCCTTGCTGTGCGGATAGGCTGCGCCGGGCTTCAGACCCACCTCGAGGCCATCTTCTACCATAGAGTAGCCGAGCTCGAGCTGCCCGTAGGTTCCCTGTACCCGCAAGCTCGCAAACACAGAGCGCAGCGGAGTTTCGGTGGCCCGACTACCCTTCTCGTCTACCTCTTTGCGCTCTCCCAAGGCATAGGTATCGGCCAGAGCCACGCACCATTGTTCTGGCGTCTGGGGCTGGTATTGCGGCTTATCGTGCCAGCCCTCGTGGTGACGGGTAGCAGTCCGGGCCAGCCAGCCAGCATCGCCACCAAACAGTGGCGACCACTTATCAATAGCCCACTTCGTATAAGCCGGGTGGCTCCAGTCCGATACCCCTTCGGGCAGACTCCCCCAGTAGGCCCGCTGATACAGCTCACCCAAATCGTGCAAAAGCCCGGCTAGCGCCACTCCAAGCGAAGTTTGAACGTACATGCTGGAGAATTAATACCACATCTTTTTCAACCCACCGGTTATTTCGTCACAGCCCCGCATATCGCAAAGCTCATTTGACAAAAAACGCAAGCCCATAACACCGCTGTTGCAATCCCCTTACGGGGCTTTTTGTTTGCGACNNNNNNNNNNNNNNNNNNNNNNNNNNNNNNNNNNNNNNNNNNNNNNNNNNNNNNNNNNNNNNNNNNNNNNNNNNNNNNNNNNNNNNNNNNNNNNNNNNNNNNNNNNNNNNNNNNNNNNNNNNNNNNNNNNNNNNNNNNNNNNNNNNNNNNNNNNNNNNNNNNNNNNNNNNNNNNNNNNNNNNNNNNNNNNNNNNNNNNNNNNNNNNNNNNNNNNNNNNNNNNNNNNNNNNNNNNNNNNNNNNNNNNNNNNNNNNNNNNNNNNNNNNNNNNNNNNNNNNNNNNNNNNNNNNNNNNNNNNNNNNNNNNNNNNNNNNNNNNNNNNNNNNNNNNNNNNNNNNNNNNNNNNNNNNNNNNNNNNNNNNNNNNNNNNNNNNNNNNNNNNNNNNNNNNNNNNNNNNNNNNNNNNNNNNNNNNNNNNNNNNNNNNNNNNNNNNNNNNNNNNNNNNNNNNNNNNNNNNNNNNNNNNNNNNNNNNNNNNNNNNNNNNNNNNNNNNNNNNNNNNNNNNNNNNNNNNNNNNNNNNNNNNNNNNNNNNNNNNNNNNNNNNNNNNNNNNNNNNNNNNNNNNNNNNNNNNNNNNNNNNNNNNNNNNNNNNNNNNNNNNNNNNNNNNNNNNNNNNNNNNNNNNNNNNNNNNNNNNNNNNNNNNNNNNNNNNNNNNNNNNNNNNNNNNNNNNNNNNNNNNNNNNNNNNNNNNNNNNNNNNNNNNNNNNNNNNNNNNNNNNNNNNNNNNNNNNNNNNNNNNNNNNNNNNNNNNNNNNNNNNNNNNNNNNNNNNNNNNNNNNNNNNNNNNNNNNNNNNNNNNNNNNNNNNNNNNNNNNNNNNNNNNNNNNNNNNNNNNNNNNNNNNNNNNNNNNNNNNNNNNNNNNNNNNNNNNNNNNNNNNNNNNNNNNNNNNNNNNNNNNNNNNNNNNNNNNNNNNNNNNNNNNNNNNNNNNNNNNNNNNNNNNNNNNNNNNNNNNNNNNNNNNNNNNNNNNNNNNNNNNNNNNNNNNNNNNNNNNNNNNNNNNNNNNNNNNNNNNNNNNNNNNNNNNNNNNNNNNNNNNNNNNNNNNNNNNNNNNNNNNNNNNNNNNNNNNNNNNNNNNNNNNNNNNNNNNNNNNNNNNNNNNNNNNNNNNNNNNNNNNNNNNNNNNNNNNNNNNNNNNNNNNNNNNNNNNNNNNNNNNNNNNNNNNNNNNNNNNNNNNNNNNNNNNNNNNNNNNNNNNNNNNNNNNNNNNNNNNNNNNNNNNNNNNNNNNNNNNNNNNNNNNNNNNNNNNNNNNNNNNNNNNNNNNNNNNNNNNNNNNNNNNNNNNNNNNNNNNNNNNNNNNNNNNNNNNNNNNNNNNNNNNNNNNNNNNNNNNNNNNNNNNNNNNNNNNNNNNNNNNNNNNNNNNNNNNNNNNNNNNNNNNNNNNNNNNNNNNNNNNNNNNNNNNNNNNNNNNNNNNNNNNNNNNNNNNNNNNNNNNNNNNNNNNNNNNNNNNNNNNNNNNNNNNNNNNNNNNNNNNNNNNNNNNNNNNNNNNNNNNNNNNNNNNNNNNNNNNNNNNNNNNNNNNNNNNNNNNNNNNNNNNNNNNNNNNNNNNNNNNNNNNNNNNNNNNNNNNNNNNNNNNNNNNNNNNNNNNNNNNNNNNNNNNNNNNNNNNNNNNNNNNNNNNNNNNNNNNNNNNNNNNNNNNNNNNNNNNNNNNNNNNNNNNNNNNNNNNNNNNNNNNNNNNNNNNNNNNNNNNNNNNNNNNNNNNNNNNNNNNNNNTTTTGGGCAAGGGGGTACGGTTGCGATCGCATTTTTGGGCACAAAATAGCATGTAACGCCTTTTGTAACGGGGCGGTACACAGGGTGTTCTCCTTGACAACCGCCCAAAGCCCGACTAACCTAATGTTTGCCTGCCGGGATGGTGGAACTGGTAGACACACTATCTTGAGGGGGTAGCGAGCGCAAGCTCATGCGGGTTCAAGTCCCGCTCCCGGCACCAAACACAACTCCGCTCTAGCTCATCACCTCTTCCGGGTGGTGCTTGTTCCAGTAGCGCACCAGCCCATCCACGCTCATCCAGGAGGGGTCGGCCAGCTCGTACTCCTGCACCTCTTCCTGGGAAAGCCCCGCAGCCCGCAGGGTAGCGGCCACGTAGGCCTCGAACTCGAGCACCATCTGCTCGCGGGTGAGGCCGGACTTGATTTTTTGCTTGATCCAGTCGGCCCACTCCAGCAAGCGGGCCTCGAGCGCGTCCAGGTGCGGCCCAACCTCTTCGGTCAGGCCAAAGTGGGTCAGGTAAATCTGGCGCAGGTTTAGCTGGCGCAGCCGGGCCAGGGATTCGCGCCACAGCTCAATGTGTATCTCCGGTGGGGGGCAGGGGGGCAGCACCGGGCCGCGGCCAATCTTGACCCCGGTAACGTCGCCGCCAATCAGCACATCGCCCATCCGATAGGCGTGGTGGTGGTAGGCGTGGCCGGGGGTCTCGAGGGCCTGGATCTGCACTTCGCCAACCTGGATGACCTGGCCGTCTTGCACAATCTCAATCTGAGCCTCCGGCACGTGGCCCATCTGGCCCCACAGGGTTTCCATCTGGTCGCCGTAGATGCGGCTGGCCGAGGCCCAGAGCTTGCTGGGGTCTACCAGGTGTGGCGCCCCTTTAGGATGCACATAAATGGTCGCGCCCCGCTCGGCCATGCGCCAGGCTGCGCCGGCGTGGTCGAGGTGGATGTGGGTCACGAAGACATGCTTGACGTCGGAGGCCGCGTACCCCAGCGAATTGAGGCCGTCCAGCAACACCGA encodes the following:
- the csm3 gene encoding type III-A CRISPR-associated RAMP protein Csm3, which translates into the protein MKLIGYKRIGGIIRLKSGLRIGMSKDQMAIGDVDNPVIRNPLTEEPYIPGSSLKGKMRYLLEWHFGGKYISESKSQHVYEDEEGPIGRIFGVAPGNDSRSKELAQQRGPTRLLVRDAYLTEESKKRLEAMTARGGYLTEVKQEVFIPRIGGNAIPRTAERVPAGAEFAFEMVYRVMDTGDGGQTDRENFKHVEKALELLELDGLGGYISRGYGQVELDYRVEDK
- the cas2 gene encoding CRISPR-associated endonuclease Cas2, coding for MPDTRFFTVAYDIPDDGRRVKVANTLKSFGERVQLSVFECWLNPAQLAQLKKLLQKKLELSQDSVRIYPIGGTVEVLGVGRITEDPGYLIL
- a CDS encoding TIGR02710 family CRISPR-associated CARF protein, which encodes MNQNKERLRELWVQYKTLIRQERANRGESSPKTPTAKDLYDTQIWPLTKEGFTDRGQRQYVASFHTVGTTIEPVVLSTRALDAEKVYLLHTKDTERLCGQIEKELGWGVERIKTLLVGRSDPEDIYKQVRQKVDELPPDAAIAFDPTGGTKAMVAGLAMFAFSLAEEGRTAHVYYVDNEEYDDELRRPVAGTEFLKRLENPREIIPDWIYHRAKDAYARGDFSLAKQLFEQAKDREGRAHSLEAVLSEAYESLDAAKFGQAKDRLKELLELLQKPIHRQSFLTKYIAAIERQKEALEAVVQLTDALSSKGESIAPLEEPQKVACVLAALGFMAERRLKMGRIAEAVLLRYRALELFLQHRLALRGFDTANPNFRGLCAAAHITIEDLIEKYQGERRAARAKPDDELEQKSAIDFTTAFFLLRALDDEPALAVSANKVLGLASARDISVFAHGFVLPTEANAKNLSEVLMALVQGGDLPEVKFEPIPLA
- the csm5 gene encoding type III-A CRISPR-associated RAMP protein Csm5, which codes for MSFLQSYRLEIETIGPVHVGTGEAFPAYSYLVDRAKKEALILDAGRLLELLSEIQQRDYLEAVAQGPKRAQESLQSLWSSGLIDPAPAVMRRVAVSAPFIQTIQEATDAAGLEFRPLPRSPLGAYLPGSSIKGALRTAWLFKRILREGRDVEYKGRWQWGEKVPQDEWPFIRPPKEIRAPKAQGFEALALDYATDRSPNFHRDPFRQVRVSDSEPSDNLLLNRIGVFHPRGTMDNTVLLAETFRRSTKLVAAIRFHTGLAQQRHADTVAHAIAAQDLAAACREYYQEVAAREEEFAKNHDLKQALSLYKELDQRLNADPKAFPLRVGFGSGRMSIRLALLLDSEEGHEPRTRKTAGAKEPKDGYPMGWAIARLEPY
- the csm4 gene encoding type III-A CRISPR-associated RAMP protein Csm4; translation: MKAKAFHLALGSISAPPSAPTLWGHLAWWVRYGQGEDALRGWLEAFQQDPPFLLSSAFPTGYLPRPLLPQVLVEDTARRKALKGLRYLSLKTFARVIREGEQALLDAPELKDQKAPKASLASQTRVGINRLTGTAQESILFTDRVYWLNNKENSQTWTVYVQLRHQVDYLEQALRDIGRFGYGGKASVGLGRFELVGTEELELPEAENPTHYLTLAPTLPSGEGFWALETYWGRLGGHYAQAETPFKRPYLRAKEGSVFREKPTAGLLDVTPEPAPEDGVKIWEYLYAFPLGVRVQTLQGVGV
- the cas6 gene encoding CRISPR-associated endoribonuclease Cas6, which translates into the protein MILAALVLTLEGPARPDPDGWRGLVYGLLKEIDPELHAAQSNPFSLGLGGAEGQWWVRIGFLEESLYARLSPHLFGLMGQQVKLKQPFRVKTVLQEEHPWAGLSTYPRLFQGQASPSLGLQFASPTFFRRKGHSYPLPEPRLVFDSLTQRWNAFAPVKVPPEVQEAWERLLVGQFQGRTHHIAPNDDERGVGFVGRVVYYLPKASPTEAQWLQALGRFAFFAGVGAKTSLGFGRVRMFDPLQQERRLDEPE
- the cas1 gene encoding CRISPR-associated endonuclease Cas1 produces the protein MTLHLTEQSSTLRLRQGRLLVELDEQTLAQLPARKVRGVVVWGNVRLTTPALAFLLRQGVPVLYVSLEGQLYGQATALQGLAPEVLRAQMHAQHNALALALGFVEGKLRSGLALLERLARQAPIQPHVQELQTALEALPHAPHLEALRGLEGNAARAYFAALQTVLAPYGFLGRNRRPPTDAVNAALSYGYMVLLGRALLALHLAGLHPELGLLHAEGRRAAALAFDLMEEFRVPVVDTVVLGAFLRSELVPDKHSEARNGGVYLNEAGRKTLLRLLETRFAQEAQHPRGFRKTYQELIETQAARLKAAILGRDTYTPFYLWR
- the csm2 gene encoding type III-A CRISPR-associated protein Csm2, which codes for MEFFENLDKGVYRKGLFDEEAMRWAQELRNEGQGSDKLKSSQFRNYFHEFRRLEDAFERYKRETGNDEALAWSRLTSQIELLRARLAYGGRSNGGPLQKLPLFRSKLDELLTDAKKSPKHFAGAMLFLEAVLAYFYGLEGEDGNRAGSSNQERFPQGRRY